One part of the Macrobrachium rosenbergii isolate ZJJX-2024 chromosome 3, ASM4041242v1, whole genome shotgun sequence genome encodes these proteins:
- the LOC136850599 gene encoding uncharacterized protein, protein MPYNVIKAIWKKFFFTSYTLYTSTFHSLTIFTSASSSSSSSFWVFFTQDLATPCDSLLSGILLHDCPLSPRAPVFSCLSGPLSSFFDAMIYDPYPLPPSKLNWGMVEEDEGEKESSDILSFITFQVSNSDNNRRKSDDGTTSMWDHSQLQTDVRGNHNSLIFFIPSSTSTSPTPTCPSLSSSSSSSSSSSSSSSSSSSSSSAPRPSPPLLHLFFF, encoded by the exons ATGCCTTATAATGTTATTAAAGCCATTTGGAAGAAGTTCTTCTTCACAAGCTATACATTGTACACATCTACTTTCCATTCCCTTACCATCTTtacctccgcctcctcctcctcctcctcctccttctgggtCTTCTTCACCCAGGACTTGGCCACGCCATGTGACAGCTTATTATCCGGGATCTTGCTCCATGACTGCCCATTGAGCCCTCGAGCCCCCGTCTTCTCCTGTCTGTCAGGGCCGCTGTCATCCTTCTTTGACGCTATGATTTATGACCCCTATCCCCTGCCGCCTTCCAAGTTAAACTGGGGAATGGTTGAGGAGGATGAAGGGGAGAAG GAATCATCTGACATTCTCTCGTTCATTACGTTCCAAGTTTCTAATAGCGACAATAATAGACGCAAAAGTGATGATGGCACTACTTCGATGTGGGACCATTCACAACTACAGACAG ATGTCCGAGGGAATCACAACAGTTTAATCTTCTTTATTCCGTCCTCTACCTCTACCTCTCCTACCCCGACCTGCCCctctctgtcctcctcctcctcctcctcctcctcctcctcctcctcctcctcctcctcctcctcctcctcctctgccccACGTCCCTCACCACCCCTcctccatctctttttcttttga